One Urocitellus parryii isolate mUroPar1 chromosome 8, mUroPar1.hap1, whole genome shotgun sequence DNA window includes the following coding sequences:
- the LOC113178238 gene encoding PRAME family member 12-like: MSFQTVLTLQDLVIQNVLCKKDLPIPNLEYLPRVLILQLYKEAIMGGHKEMLKKMVLSCPLACLYVDYLVKTGDLMALRTLLYGLSSLIFNNVHPRKWKLKAIDFRLNQDCPNYQIRRTVFFYYLRELEVNADHWSWKIMEQFCFILIKMRNLRVLHLSKMSPQVFSRRSINRSQIPLKTLSPRGCPLKEKDLRHLSMCLSTDQLKCLDLSSFSMKDMSPEPVWVQLKKVAHTLETLVLEFCEITESQLNAISPALGHCSQLKTFSFCGNQIPLIALKNLLSHTASLPLEQAKYPAPVESFDEILGDFWIEINPMKFDQVRKELMQLVKDISPVHDIQIYSYNCVLHLKHTDFIA, from the exons ATGAGCTTCCAGACTGTACTCACACTCCAGGATCTGGTGATACAGAATGTACTATGCAAAAAGGACTTGCCCATTCCCAATCTGGAGTACCTGCCCAGGGTGCTCATCCTGCAGTTGTACAAGGAGGCTATAATGGGGGGTCACAAGGAGATGCTAAAGAAGATGGTGCTGTCCTGTCCCTTGGCTTGTCTGTATGTGGACTACCTGGTGAAGACAGGAGATCTGATGGCCTTAAGAACTCTACTGTATGGGCTAAGCTCACTGATTTTCAATAACGTTCACCCCAG GAAATGGAAGCTGAAAGCAATCGATTTTCGATTGAATCAGGACTGCCCCA ACTATCAAATCCGGAGGACTGTGTTCTTTTACTACCTGCGGGAACTGGAGGTGAATGCTGACCACTGGAGTTGGAAAATAATGGAACAATTTTGTTTTATCCTGATCAAGATGAGGAACCTTCGTGTCCTCCATCTCTCCAAAATGAGCCCTCAGGTCTTCAGCAGGCGCTCCATAAACAG GAGTCAGATCCCCTTGAAAACACTTTCGCCGAGAGGTTGTCCGCTCAAGGAGAAGGATTTAAGGCATCTGTCCATGTGTCTGAGCACTGATCAACTGAAGTGTCTTGATCTCAGCTCTTTTTCCATGAAAGATATGAGTCCTGAGCCCGTCTGGGTCCAGCTGAAGAAGGTGGCACACACCCTTGAGACCCTGGTCTTAGAATTTTGTGAGATAACAGAGTCCCAGCTAAATGCCATCTCACCAGCCCTGGGTCACTGTTCCCAGCTCAAAACCTTCAGTTTCTGTGGGAACCAAATCCCCCTGATTGCTCTTAAGAACCTGCTGAGCCACACTGCTAGCCTGCCACTGGAACAAGCAAAGTACCCTGCCCCTGTGGAGAGCTTTGACGAAATCCTCGGGGATTTTTGGATTGAGATCAACCCCATGAAATTTGACCAGGTTCGGAAGGAGTTGATGCAGCTGGTAAAGGACATCAGTCCTGTCCATGACATCCAGATTTATTCTTACAATTGTGTTCTTCACCTCAAACATACAGATTTTATTGCCTGA